The following are from one region of the Maribacter aquivivus genome:
- a CDS encoding VOC family protein, with product MVEIINGIQQIGIGVLDVKKVFNWYRKHLNFDVLLFEDEAVASLMTKYTNGKAEKREAYLSLNMIGGGGLEIWQFKNRTPTAAINPVKFGDLGIYAMKIRCNNLIAMHSYLRGLKVSDLSDINQSFCPNFYFTDPFGNRVQMVEDHYVFSTQTTKNGGVLGAVIGVSDMETAMKFYSTMLGYTTVAYDTVETSVENSKSTFRSVIISQERKSVGGFGDLLGPTQLELIQVLDRTPVKIFKNRLWGDLGYIHLCFDISGMSSIREKAKLNGHAFTVDSANSFDMGDAAGHFSYMEDPDGTLIELVETHKVPILKSLGLYLNLKNRNPHKTLPKWLVKSLSLHRVKKDR from the coding sequence ATGGTTGAGATTATAAACGGAATTCAGCAAATTGGGATAGGCGTTCTCGATGTTAAAAAAGTATTTAATTGGTATAGAAAACATTTAAATTTTGATGTTTTATTGTTTGAAGATGAGGCGGTTGCATCATTAATGACAAAGTATACCAATGGTAAGGCAGAAAAACGAGAAGCGTACTTATCGTTAAATATGATTGGTGGCGGCGGATTAGAAATTTGGCAGTTCAAAAATCGAACTCCGACTGCTGCTATAAATCCAGTTAAATTCGGAGATTTAGGTATTTATGCAATGAAAATTAGATGTAATAATCTGATAGCAATGCATTCGTATTTGAGGGGATTAAAAGTGTCTGATTTATCGGATATCAATCAATCATTCTGTCCTAACTTTTACTTTACCGATCCTTTTGGTAACAGGGTTCAAATGGTTGAAGATCATTATGTTTTTTCTACACAAACCACTAAAAATGGTGGAGTACTTGGCGCTGTAATTGGCGTAAGTGACATGGAAACTGCTATGAAGTTTTATAGTACCATGTTAGGGTATACAACTGTAGCATATGATACCGTTGAAACTTCAGTTGAAAACTCTAAAAGTACATTTCGCAGCGTAATTATTTCACAAGAACGAAAGTCTGTTGGCGGATTCGGAGATCTTCTTGGTCCTACACAACTAGAGCTTATTCAGGTTTTAGATAGAACACCCGTTAAAATATTTAAAAATAGACTTTGGGGAGACTTGGGTTATATACACCTGTGTTTTGACATATCTGGTATGAGTTCCATTAGAGAAAAAGCAAAACTAAATGGTCATGCTTTTACGGTAGATAGCGCCAATAGTTTTGATATGGGAGATGCTGCCGGTCATTTTAGTTATATGGAAGATCCAGACGGTACATTAATAGAATTGGTAGAAACCCATAAAGTTCCTATTCTAAAATCATTAGGATTGTACTTAAATCTCAAAAATAGAAACCCACATAAAACCTTGCCAAAATGGTTGGTTAAAAGTTTAAGCTTGCATCGTGTAAAAAAGGACCGGTAA
- a CDS encoding glycosyltransferase: protein MISIIIPAHNEFDNLQRLFKVACFIEHERLVEIIVAVSSGNTDTIDILECSQKVKVLHCKNKGRAAQMNEASQIASGNTFVFLHADVVPPMGFIDDILNSLQHGYDAGFFSYKFDKDVWYLRVNASFTAKDGLFTGGGDQCLFIKKDAFNQLGKFDEEQVLMEDFEFFRRMKKENVPYTIVKNDLIVSARKYESNSYLRVNLSNFLLVVLFKFGYPGNKLKSLHNKLIRTPYNG, encoded by the coding sequence ATGATAAGTATAATAATACCAGCACATAACGAATTTGATAACCTGCAACGACTCTTTAAAGTTGCTTGTTTCATTGAACATGAAAGGCTCGTAGAAATTATAGTTGCAGTTTCTTCTGGTAATACTGATACTATAGACATATTAGAATGCAGTCAAAAAGTAAAAGTATTACACTGTAAAAATAAAGGTAGGGCGGCTCAAATGAATGAAGCCTCTCAAATTGCCTCAGGAAATACCTTTGTTTTTTTACATGCAGATGTAGTACCACCAATGGGGTTCATTGATGATATTTTAAATAGCTTACAGCATGGATATGATGCAGGGTTCTTTTCATACAAATTTGATAAGGATGTGTGGTACTTACGCGTAAATGCTTCGTTTACAGCTAAAGACGGATTATTTACCGGTGGCGGAGATCAGTGTCTGTTTATAAAAAAGGATGCTTTTAACCAATTAGGAAAGTTTGATGAAGAACAAGTTTTGATGGAAGATTTTGAGTTTTTCCGTAGGATGAAAAAAGAGAACGTACCCTATACCATCGTTAAAAATGACTTAATAGTATCTGCACGTAAATATGAGTCGAATTCGTATCTACGGGTAAACCTTTCTAACTTTCTTTTAGTCGTTCTTTTTAAATTCGGTTACCCGGGCAACAAACTAAAATCACTACATAATAAGCTGATACGCACCCCATACAATGGTTGA
- a CDS encoding DUF547 domain-containing protein, with protein MKLKLYLLATLFALSCTAKTGLQAQVETTNKTDFNELSETFLKRIIDKKDTQDLQDILANTSISELDNALDTNDKRLAFWLNIYNAYIQVILQKNPELYDDRGSFFKLEQIKIAGEMVSFAKIEHGIIRKSQWEYGLGYIRKWFPGKFERKLRVNKPVYNVHFALNCGAKDCPPVAIYEWERLPEQFKIGTKRLLEKTSEYNSETNVVKVTSLFSWFRGDFGGKSGIKKILKENEIIPSTKGVDIEYINYDWTLYLDNFIEL; from the coding sequence ATGAAACTTAAATTATATCTTCTTGCTACTTTATTTGCATTGTCCTGCACTGCAAAAACCGGACTTCAAGCACAAGTAGAAACTACAAACAAAACAGATTTTAATGAATTGTCTGAGACTTTCTTAAAACGTATTATTGATAAGAAAGATACACAAGACCTACAAGACATCTTAGCGAATACTTCTATTTCAGAATTAGACAATGCTCTGGACACCAATGATAAAAGACTAGCTTTTTGGCTCAATATTTACAATGCCTACATACAAGTGATTCTTCAAAAGAACCCGGAGTTATATGATGACAGAGGTAGTTTTTTTAAATTGGAGCAGATAAAGATTGCAGGTGAAATGGTATCGTTTGCTAAAATAGAACATGGTATTATCAGAAAATCGCAATGGGAATATGGTTTAGGTTATATACGCAAGTGGTTTCCAGGTAAATTTGAACGTAAACTAAGAGTAAATAAACCGGTTTATAATGTACATTTTGCCTTAAACTGCGGTGCTAAAGATTGCCCGCCAGTTGCAATTTATGAGTGGGAACGTTTACCTGAACAATTTAAAATAGGTACAAAAAGACTTCTAGAGAAAACGAGCGAATACAATAGCGAAACCAATGTAGTTAAAGTTACTTCGCTATTTAGTTGGTTTAGAGGTGATTTTGGTGGCAAAAGCGGAATTAAAAAAATTCTAAAAGAGAACGAAATTATACCTTCTACAAAAGGTGTGGATATTGAATACATTAATTACGATTGGACTTTATATCTTGATAATTTTATAGAACTATAG